Sequence from the Candidatus Polarisedimenticolia bacterium genome:
CGCGCAGCATCTCGCTGGTGACCGGTGTCTTCCAGATCTCCTCGAGCGCGGCGCCCTGCTGGAGATAGGTGCGGACCTTTTTCTCGAGGACCAATTGGGGGACCGCCTCCTCGAAGGAGCGCGTCGCCCCGATCTGATGCGCGTAATACACGCGCTCGATCGCCTCCTGCGCGCGCAGGCGATCCTGCAGCGTCAAGTCGCGGGCGTGGAGAGGTGACGAGAAATGGAATCCGCCGACGCTGAGAAGCGCTGCGATGACAGCAAGGAGTCGGCGACGGCCGGATGACTTCACAAGAAATATACCCAAGGAGATGGGAGCTGAGGAGAACTTACTCCCACGTCCATGATTGGTCAAGGATGCGTTCTGCTTGTCCCCCGGTTCTGCAGGGAAGCCAGGGAATCTTGACGACTTCCGCCCTAAACCGCTAAAATCCCGCGCGTTTAGGCTCTCTTTCGGTCTGATCTCATCCCCGCCACCCCATGGAACCGAGCGTCTTGGAGGAAAAATGAGGAAGCCGATTCTCGCGCTCCTGATCCTGATCGCCGCCGCCGCGGTCGCCTTGGCCGTGCCGCCCGCTCCAAGCAACACCTACGACGTGACCGCGGACACCATCGAGGGCTGCTCCTGCCCGCTGTTCTGCACCTGCTACTTCGGCCCCTCCGCCGACGAGCACATGTGCCAGTTCAACAACGTCTACAAGTTCCGCAAGGGGAGCCACTACGGCGCGACGGATATCTCCGACCAGATTGTCTGGGTGACCGGAGATCTGGGAGGCGAGTGGCACACCAACCCCGGACCCGGAATGCCCACCAACTGGGCGGTCATGACCTTCGATTCCAAGTCGTCTCCCGCCCAGAAGGAAGCGATCCAGAAGGTGTTCGGCATCGTCTTCAACGTGACCTGGAAGAAGTTCAGCACCCGGGACGACTCGATCAGCTGGGAAGACACTCCCAAGATGTCGCACGCCAAGATGGCCAGCGGCCTGGCCGAGATCACCTTGGACAAGGATTCGACGCTGCGTCCCAACAAGGGCCAGCCGGTAGTGATCAAGAACCTGCAGTACTGGTTCTCCAACTCGAACGAAGGGTTCGTCCTTGCCTACTCCAAGCACCACTTCGACGGCGAGACGAAGTTCACCCAGGACCACAAGAACGGCTTCACGATTGCCTGGAACGCCAAGGGGCCGATTCCGGCCGCGGGCAAGGCCGGGCAGCCCTGAAGCGGCGGCATTGATGGAAAACGGCAACGGCGGGCCGGTGACGATTCCCGGCCCGCCCGCGTTCCAGGCTCCCGAGCCCCGCCTCTCCGTCGTCATCCCCGCCCACAACGAAGAGAAGTACCTGCCTCGCCTGCTCGCCGGCATTGCTGCGGCGCGCGCCCGCTACCGTCGGGGCGCGGGGGCGGTCGAGGTGGTGGTCGCCGACAACGAATCGACCGACGGCACCGCCGAAGTGTCGCAGACGCGCGGATGCCGGGTGGTGCCGGTCTCCAAGCGCGTCATCGCCGCCGCCCGCAACGGCGGCGCGCGCGCCTCGAAGGGTGAGATTCTCGCTTTCGTCGACGCCGACACCATGGTCCATCCCGACACCTTCAACGCCATCGAGGCGGCACTGGAGGGAGAGAAGGTGGTGGGCGGCGCGACGGGGATGACGATGGAGCGCTGGTCCACGGGAATCGCGCTCACTTATGTCGCGCTCGTCCCGCTGGTCCGGATTCTCGGCGTCGACGGAGGGGTCGTCTTCTGCCGCCGCGACGATTTCATCGAGCTGGGGGGCTACGACGAGAGCCGGCTCTACGCCGAGGACGTCGATTTCCTGCTGAAGCTCAAGCGCTTCGGCCGCCGGCGTGGGCAGCGCTTCGAGCGCCTGCAGGGAGTGAAGGCGATCGCCTCGGCCCGCAAGTTCGATCGCCACGGAGACTGGCACTATTTCTCCGGGATGCTGCGCTTTGCCTGGGGCGGGCTGTTCGACCGCGCCTCATTGCAGCGGCTCATCCGCACCTACTGGTACGAGGACCCGCGCTGAGCCGTTTCCGGCTAGCGTCCCGCCTTCCCCGCCGGCGACTCGCGCGAAAAGATCCACAAAGCCGCCGGCAGCGCGGTAAAGCTGGCCAGCATCGACAGGACGAAGGCGCTGGAAGTGACGATCCCGAACTGGCGCATCGGCGGCAGCCGCGACAGCGCCAGCGCCAGGAAGCCTCCGGCGTTGATGAAGGTCGCGAAGACGATCGCCCGGCCGGCGATGCGCAGCGCATGCGCCAGCGCCTGCTCGGTGGTCCCCGAGCTGCGCCTCTCCTGGAAGTGATAGAAGAAGTGGATCTGGTCGTTCTCCGAGGCCCCCAGCACCGTGGAGGCGATCAGGATGGTGGCGACGTTCAGCGGGATCCCGGTCAGCCGCATCACCAGGAACATCACCAGGATGGCGAACAGCGACGGGATCATCGCCATGATCCGCGCGGCGCCGCTGCGGAAGACCAGCAAGAAGGCCAGGAAGATGATGACCGCGGTCAGGAAGAAGCTCTCCGTCAGGGTGGGGACCATGTGCTGCGCGATCTTCGCCTGCAGCATCCCTTCTCCCACCAGCCGCATCCGGCAGCCGGACAGCGCCGGGTCCGTGGCCGCGACGGAGTCCCACATCGTCCGGACGAGGCGCTTGAGCGGCTCGACGCCCTGGAACTCCTCCGCCCGGTAGATCAGCGTCAGGCGCGCATCCGACAGGCCCGCCACGTCGACGAAGGAGCGCAGCTCCGGCTCCTGCAGCATCAGCCCCTCCATCGTCGCCGCATGCCCTTCCCACGCTGCGTCATCTCCGTCCAGCCGATCCGCCCCTCCGGCGAGATAGCGCATCCAGCGCAGCATCGTCGTGGGTCCGGTCACCGATCCGATCCGTGCATCGGACTCCAGCTTCACCGAGAGCTCCTCGAGACCGCGCAGCACGCCGGCATCCAGGATCCGGCCGGCCGGGGAGGAGACCCAGATCTGCACCACCGACAGTCCGCCGATCGCCTTCTCGAACCGGCGCGTGTCCCGGCTGAGCGGCAAATCGGGGTCGATGTAATCGAGGGCGTCGGTCTGCAGGCGCATCGGGGCGATGGTGCGGCCCGCGCCGGTGAGCGCCACGGCGCCGGCCCCCATCAGGATCAGCGAGCCGGCCAGGAGCGCCCAGCGCCAGCGGTACGAGAAGCGCGGCAGAGCTTCGAGGAGACGCAGGAGCAGCTTGCCCGCCGCGGTCCGGCGGGGGAGGATCGGGGTCCGGAGGATGCGTTGCAGGGCGGGGAAGAGAGTGAAGACGGCAACCCAGGTCAGGAGAAGCCCCGCAGCAACCCACAGCCCCATTTCCCGGATGGGCCGGATCTTCGAGACGGCGAGTGCCGCGAAGCCGATCGCGGCGGCGAAGATCGAAGCGCTGGTGGCCAGGAACTTGTTGGCCAGCGTGAAAATCTGGTGAGTCTCCGGATCGTTTCCCTCGGGGTTCTCCGCATAGCGGGACTGGATGTAGACGAGGGCCGCGGTGCAGGTGATCAGGACCGTCAAGGGGACGAGGGACGAGACGATGGTCGAGGCATATCCCGCCAGACGTGCGAAGGCCATCGTAAAAGCAACGCTGGCGGCGAGCGTGATCAGGAAGGCCGCCAGGGTCCGCACGGAGCGGTACAGCGCCAGATTGATGCCGACGATGAACAAGCCGAACAAAGGAAAGTAGCGCGTCGAGGAGCTGCGGGTCTCCGCTTCCAGGTAGGCATCCACGTAAGGGCCGCCGATCTTCCGCAAGGCGCGCAGCGGGGCCGGCGCCGACTCGATCGGCGCCAGGGCCCGGTCGATGGCGGCCAGGTTCTTGCTCCTTTCGCCGGCGCTGCCGCCCCCGATCTCGACCGCGATCCCCAGGAAATCGTCGCCCACGAGTCCCTGCTTGCGCAGCAGCTCGGTGCCGGTCGCGAAGCGCCGGAAATCCTGACGCGCGCCGGCCACTGCGTCGGCGCGGCGGAACAGGGCAGGCGCCGAGAAGGTGCGGACCCCCGGCAGCCCTGCAAGGCGCGCTTCAATCTCCTCCACCTTTTGGACCACCCCCGGGGCGAAAGGATCGGCCGCCTCGGCCAGCAGCACGACATGCTCGCCTTCCGGGAAGAGCTTGCGAAAGGCTTCCTGGGCGAGATAGTCGGGATCGTCCCGGACGATCAGGCGATCGATCGAATTGTCGGTGGGAACCCGCATCGCCAGCACGACGGCAACGGGGAAGAGAAGCGCGTAGAGGGAGAGGATCCACCAGCGATGGCGGAT
This genomic interval carries:
- a CDS encoding DUF1326 domain-containing protein, whose amino-acid sequence is MRKPILALLILIAAAAVALAVPPAPSNTYDVTADTIEGCSCPLFCTCYFGPSADEHMCQFNNVYKFRKGSHYGATDISDQIVWVTGDLGGEWHTNPGPGMPTNWAVMTFDSKSSPAQKEAIQKVFGIVFNVTWKKFSTRDDSISWEDTPKMSHAKMASGLAEITLDKDSTLRPNKGQPVVIKNLQYWFSNSNEGFVLAYSKHHFDGETKFTQDHKNGFTIAWNAKGPIPAAGKAGQP
- a CDS encoding glycosyltransferase yields the protein MENGNGGPVTIPGPPAFQAPEPRLSVVIPAHNEEKYLPRLLAGIAAARARYRRGAGAVEVVVADNESTDGTAEVSQTRGCRVVPVSKRVIAAARNGGARASKGEILAFVDADTMVHPDTFNAIEAALEGEKVVGGATGMTMERWSTGIALTYVALVPLVRILGVDGGVVFCRRDDFIELGGYDESRLYAEDVDFLLKLKRFGRRRGQRFERLQGVKAIASARKFDRHGDWHYFSGMLRFAWGGLFDRASLQRLIRTYWYEDPR
- a CDS encoding MMPL family transporter, yielding MNRRDAPFLQETFRRIIRHRWWILSLYALLFPVAVVLAMRVPTDNSIDRLIVRDDPDYLAQEAFRKLFPEGEHVVLLAEAADPFAPGVVQKVEEIEARLAGLPGVRTFSAPALFRRADAVAGARQDFRRFATGTELLRKQGLVGDDFLGIAVEIGGGSAGERSKNLAAIDRALAPIESAPAPLRALRKIGGPYVDAYLEAETRSSSTRYFPLFGLFIVGINLALYRSVRTLAAFLITLAASVAFTMAFARLAGYASTIVSSLVPLTVLITCTAALVYIQSRYAENPEGNDPETHQIFTLANKFLATSASIFAAAIGFAALAVSKIRPIREMGLWVAAGLLLTWVAVFTLFPALQRILRTPILPRRTAAGKLLLRLLEALPRFSYRWRWALLAGSLILMGAGAVALTGAGRTIAPMRLQTDALDYIDPDLPLSRDTRRFEKAIGGLSVVQIWVSSPAGRILDAGVLRGLEELSVKLESDARIGSVTGPTTMLRWMRYLAGGADRLDGDDAAWEGHAATMEGLMLQEPELRSFVDVAGLSDARLTLIYRAEEFQGVEPLKRLVRTMWDSVAATDPALSGCRMRLVGEGMLQAKIAQHMVPTLTESFFLTAVIIFLAFLLVFRSGAARIMAMIPSLFAILVMFLVMRLTGIPLNVATILIASTVLGASENDQIHFFYHFQERRSSGTTEQALAHALRIAGRAIVFATFINAGGFLALALSRLPPMRQFGIVTSSAFVLSMLASFTALPAALWIFSRESPAGKAGR